One region of Roseicitreum antarcticum genomic DNA includes:
- the hemP gene encoding hemin uptake protein HemP codes for MNMSVSNLYLADKVTATDTVPVHDAQVLTGGGVQAHIVLDDKLYHLRITRAGKLILTK; via the coding sequence ATGAACATGTCTGTTTCAAATCTTTATCTGGCCGACAAAGTTACCGCCACCGATACCGTGCCCGTCCATGACGCGCAGGTTTTGACGGGCGGCGGCGTTCAGGCGCATATCGTCTTGGATGACAAACTCTATCATCTGCGCATCACCCGCGCCGGAAAGCTGATCTTGACGAAATAA
- the ilvC gene encoding ketol-acid reductoisomerase — MRVYYDRDCDINLIKDKKVAILGYGSQGHAHALNLRDSGAKNVVVALREGSASAKKCEAEGLKVMGIAEAAAWCDLIMFTMPDELQAETYKKYVHDNLRDGAAIAFAHGLNVHFGLIETKPGVDVIMMAPKGPGHTVRGEYTKGGGVPCLVAVHQDASGKAMEVGLSYCAAIGGGRSGIIETNFRQECETDLFGEQAVLCGGLVELIRMGFETLVEAGYEPEMAYFECLHEVKLIVDLIYEGGIANMNYSISNTAEYGEYVSGPRILPYAETKARMKEVLTDIQTGKFVRDFMQENAVGQPFFKATRRINDEHQIEQVGEKLRAMMPWISSGKMVDKAKN, encoded by the coding sequence ATGCGCGTTTATTATGACCGCGATTGCGACATCAACCTGATCAAGGACAAGAAGGTCGCGATCCTGGGCTATGGCAGCCAAGGCCACGCCCATGCGCTGAACCTGCGCGATTCGGGTGCGAAGAATGTCGTCGTGGCACTGCGTGAAGGCTCAGCCTCGGCTAAGAAATGCGAAGCCGAGGGCCTGAAGGTCATGGGCATCGCTGAAGCCGCCGCATGGTGCGATCTGATCATGTTCACCATGCCTGACGAACTGCAGGCTGAAACCTACAAGAAATACGTGCACGACAACCTGCGCGACGGCGCGGCGATTGCTTTCGCCCACGGCCTGAACGTGCATTTCGGCCTGATCGAAACGAAGCCCGGCGTCGATGTGATCATGATGGCCCCCAAAGGCCCCGGCCACACCGTGCGCGGCGAATACACCAAGGGCGGCGGCGTGCCCTGCCTGGTTGCGGTGCACCAAGATGCCAGCGGCAAGGCGATGGAAGTCGGCCTTTCCTATTGCGCGGCCATCGGCGGCGGGCGCTCGGGCATCATCGAAACCAACTTCCGCCAGGAATGCGAAACCGACCTGTTCGGCGAACAGGCCGTGCTGTGTGGTGGTCTGGTCGAACTGATCCGCATGGGCTTTGAAACCCTTGTGGAAGCGGGTTATGAGCCGGAAATGGCGTATTTCGAATGCCTGCACGAGGTAAAGCTGATCGTCGACCTGATCTATGAAGGCGGCATCGCCAACATGAACTACTCGATCTCGAACACCGCGGAATATGGCGAATACGTCAGCGGCCCGCGCATCCTGCCCTACGCCGAAACCAAGGCCCGGATGAAAGAGGTCCTGACCGACATCCAGACCGGCAAATTCGTGCGGGACTTCATGCAAGAAAACGCCGTCGGCCAGCCGTTCTTCAAAGCCACCCGCCGCATCAACGACGAACACCAGATCGAACAGGTCGGCGAGAAACTGCGCGCGATGATGCCCTGGATCTCGTCGGGCAAAATGGTCGACAAAGCGAAAAACTGA
- a CDS encoding Lrp/AsnC family transcriptional regulator yields the protein MRLDDTDRRLLRQFMAEPTLTTADLAMRAGVTEATCWRRLERLRKGGVLTGQQAVIDWRALGWAVEVSLRFTLDKTDPRAFDEFIAAAREVPEVLEIQTFLGRVDVRLNVIARDMAHYQQIYRDRILTLPHISDIESLMHLAEIKRGDGVPL from the coding sequence ATGCGCCTTGATGATACCGACCGCCGCCTGCTGCGCCAGTTCATGGCAGAGCCGACGCTGACCACCGCCGATCTGGCAATGCGCGCCGGCGTGACCGAGGCGACCTGTTGGCGGCGACTGGAACGGTTGCGCAAGGGCGGTGTGCTTACGGGGCAGCAGGCGGTGATCGACTGGCGCGCGCTGGGCTGGGCGGTGGAGGTCAGTTTGCGCTTCACGCTGGACAAGACCGACCCGCGCGCCTTTGATGAATTCATCGCCGCTGCGCGCGAGGTGCCCGAGGTGCTGGAAATCCAGACCTTTCTGGGCCGCGTCGATGTCCGGCTGAACGTCATTGCGCGCGACATGGCACATTATCAGCAGATCTACCGTGACCGTATCCTGACGCTGCCGCATATCTCTGACATTGAATCGCTGATGCATCTGGCGGAAATCAAGCGCGGCGACGGGGTGCCGCTGTGA
- a CDS encoding HAD-IIB family hydrolase, translating to MTQTQFSSGAEVRRDMVLATDLDGTFLGGSDADRKRLYAWLRDMAPDVRLIFVTGRDPAFIADLCRDGFVPTPEYVIGDVGTTIARVVTAPGKVAIEPITALEAEISATWADCGDRARALLRDTPGMWEQSVPFRYRLSYQYDATFRPETVDRVRELGVDVLISHGCFVDILPKGISKGPSLLRLLGHLSIPQDTVLVAGDTLNDLSMFQTGLHGAVVGGAEAELLAATKDLPRALHCTAIGAAGIIEAIHAHNLHPTPPEIYA from the coding sequence ATGACTCAAACACAGTTCAGTAGCGGGGCCGAAGTGCGCCGTGATATGGTGCTGGCCACAGATCTGGATGGCACCTTCCTTGGCGGCAGCGATGCCGACCGCAAGCGACTCTACGCGTGGTTGCGCGATATGGCCCCGGATGTGCGCCTTATCTTCGTGACAGGGCGCGACCCGGCCTTCATTGCCGACCTGTGCCGCGACGGATTCGTGCCAACCCCGGAATACGTGATCGGAGATGTCGGCACCACCATTGCGCGGGTTGTCACCGCCCCCGGCAAGGTCGCGATCGAGCCGATTACCGCGCTGGAGGCTGAAATAAGCGCCACCTGGGCCGATTGCGGCGATCGCGCGCGGGCTCTTTTGCGGGACACGCCAGGCATGTGGGAACAAAGCGTGCCGTTCCGCTATCGCCTGTCCTACCAATATGACGCGACATTCCGTCCGGAAACTGTCGATCGTGTGCGGGAACTTGGGGTGGATGTGCTGATTTCGCACGGGTGTTTTGTTGATATCCTGCCAAAGGGCATCAGCAAAGGACCCTCCCTGCTGCGCCTGCTTGGCCATCTGTCGATCCCGCAAGATACCGTTCTGGTGGCGGGTGATACGTTGAACGATCTGTCGATGTTCCAGACCGGATTGCACGGCGCCGTTGTTGGCGGGGCCGAGGCTGAATTGCTGGCCGCCACCAAGGATCTGCCGCGCGCGCTGCATTGCACGGCCATCGGTGCTGCTGGTATCATCGAGGCGATCCATGCCCATAACCTTCACCCGACCCCACCGGAGATATACGCATGA
- a CDS encoding Lrp/AsnC family transcriptional regulator — MIELDEIDRAILRALSRDATQSAGALGRALGLSQPACWRRVRRLHDVGAISGRRLVLDTNALGFGVTVFLGVSLAAKGRVSLEDFERAVSAIPEVQTVQHVLGIYDYRLRVIARDLSDFERVLRRRILTLPGVGAVDANVLMSEERRPGPFG, encoded by the coding sequence ATGATCGAACTGGACGAGATCGACCGCGCCATCTTGCGCGCGCTGTCCCGCGACGCCACGCAAAGCGCGGGCGCGCTGGGGCGGGCGCTGGGCCTGTCGCAACCGGCGTGCTGGCGACGGGTGCGGCGGTTGCACGACGTGGGTGCCATTTCCGGGCGGCGGCTGGTGCTGGACACCAATGCGCTGGGCTTTGGGGTCACGGTGTTCCTGGGTGTCTCGCTTGCCGCGAAGGGCCGCGTCAGCCTTGAGGATTTTGAGCGTGCGGTTTCTGCCATCCCCGAGGTGCAGACCGTGCAGCACGTGTTGGGGATCTATGACTACCGTTTGCGGGTCATTGCGCGCGACCTGTCGGATTTTGAGCGGGTGCTGCGCCGCCGTATCCTGACACTGCCTGGGGTGGGCGCGGTCGATGCCAACGTCCTCATGTCCGAAGAGCGGCGGCCCGGGCCGTTCGGCTGA
- a CDS encoding sulfotransferase family protein, which yields MRDLTGVWLTESQSLLYQVVPKAACSTIGQILHASDHGRFFDGDIHDATTGLIKWPNRWDSAPDPHAPGIINANIAAHASYSFSAVRNPFTRIVSCFFDKICTTQRDGLPYGGPLREMLRQNYGVQTTGDFDQIASFRRFLLFARDTLAFGKPQAADIHWLPQTHHLRPLIRAGGRYDAVFQIEDFGAGMAGVLAQVRTPHAVALDAVPRFNPATPRQHPVAAFFDDLAVHLTYQMYRWDFVALGYAPDPAQFAPVRPVDLTDLHLRLGDDYTPHWT from the coding sequence ATGCGTGATCTGACGGGGGTTTGGCTGACCGAAAGCCAGAGTCTGCTCTACCAGGTGGTGCCGAAAGCCGCGTGCTCGACCATCGGGCAGATCCTCCACGCCTCGGACCACGGGCGTTTCTTTGACGGCGACATCCATGATGCCACAACTGGCCTGATCAAATGGCCCAACCGTTGGGACAGCGCGCCCGACCCACACGCCCCCGGGATCATCAACGCCAATATCGCGGCCCATGCCAGCTACAGCTTCAGCGCCGTGCGCAACCCTTTCACGCGGATCGTGTCGTGCTTCTTTGACAAGATATGCACCACGCAGCGCGACGGCCTTCCCTACGGCGGCCCGCTGCGCGAAATGCTGCGCCAGAATTACGGCGTGCAGACCACAGGCGATTTCGACCAGATCGCCAGCTTCCGGCGCTTTTTGCTGTTCGCGCGCGACACGCTGGCCTTCGGCAAGCCCCAGGCCGCCGATATCCATTGGCTGCCGCAGACGCACCACCTGCGCCCCCTGATCCGCGCAGGCGGGCGCTATGATGCTGTGTTCCAGATCGAGGATTTCGGCGCGGGCATGGCCGGGGTGCTGGCGCAGGTGCGCACGCCGCACGCGGTCGCGCTGGACGCCGTGCCCCGCTTCAATCCGGCCACCCCCCGCCAGCACCCGGTCGCCGCGTTCTTCGACGATCTGGCCGTCCACCTGACCTATCAGATGTACCGCTGGGACTTTGTGGCGCTCGGCTATGCCCCGGATCCGGCGCAGTTTGCGCCCGTGCGGCCCGTGGACCTGACCGACCTGCACCTGCGGCTGGGGGATGATTACACACCGCATTGGACCTGA
- a CDS encoding cold-shock protein, translating into MANGTVKWFNATKGFGFIQPDGGSKDVFVHITALERAGLRGLDDGQKVTFDLETSRDGRQSATNLALA; encoded by the coding sequence ATGGCTAATGGCACCGTGAAATGGTTTAACGCAACCAAAGGTTTTGGTTTCATCCAGCCCGATGGCGGTTCGAAAGACGTCTTCGTGCACATCACCGCGCTGGAACGCGCTGGTCTGCGCGGTCTGGACGATGGTCAGAAAGTGACCTTCGACCTGGAAACCAGCCGTGATGGCCGCCAATCGGCGACCAACCTGGCACTGGCATAA
- a CDS encoding HIT domain-containing protein translates to MAYDYDDQNIFAKILRAEIPCDKVHETPHSLAFRDISPKAPHHVLVIPKGQYVCFDHFAADASDAEIADFTRAVGQVCALLGVEPGHGGDGYRLISNAGTNGVQEVAHLHVHILAGRNIGRMVQPA, encoded by the coding sequence ATGGCTTACGATTATGACGATCAGAATATTTTTGCCAAAATCCTGCGCGCCGAGATTCCTTGCGACAAGGTGCATGAGACGCCGCACAGCCTGGCCTTTCGCGACATCTCGCCCAAGGCACCGCATCATGTCCTGGTGATCCCGAAGGGGCAATATGTCTGCTTTGACCATTTTGCGGCAGACGCTTCGGACGCCGAGATCGCCGATTTCACCCGCGCTGTCGGGCAGGTCTGCGCGCTGCTGGGGGTAGAGCCGGGGCATGGCGGCGACGGCTATCGCCTGATCTCGAACGCCGGGACAAACGGTGTGCAGGAGGTCGCGCACCTGCATGTGCATATTCTGGCGGGCCGGAATATTGGCCGGATGGTTCAGCCGGCCTGA
- the ggpS gene encoding glucosylglycerol-phosphate synthase, with the protein MKSDLVIVYHRQPYEEVEENGKTVLREHSSPNGIVPTLKGFFGQVNRGAWVAWKLAEDTSNPGFEPVIEISDRFGTYSVSRLPLTAEDVRSFYHVTSKEAFWPILHGFKERYNYDPVDWPTFRSVNWAFAEAAAEEASDDAVIWVHDYNLWLVPGYLRQLKPNARICFFHHTPFPSADMFNVLPWRDEILESLLACDSVGFHIPRYAQNFAGVARSLKGTRVSKDEVTLPELCRPGAALNDRVTPLELEVGDRRVAIHTSPVGVNFDYIEQLSATDEVATKIKAIREDLGDCKLVLSVSRTDYTKGNIEQLEAFERLMQRRPELRGKVRLMLVSVGANRNMTAYEEIQQKIEELTGRINGTYGSFEWQPVALISQAIPLAQLVAYYGAADVASITPLADGLNLVASEFCAAQHGEAPGALILSEFAGCAVLLEGAIPVNPFSHGSMDAALDQALAMGPDEAVARMAALRKAARRWDIAGWTKDELAHFEKLRHLNTSENRPAA; encoded by the coding sequence ATGAAATCGGATCTGGTCATCGTTTATCATCGTCAACCCTATGAAGAGGTTGAGGAAAATGGAAAAACCGTGCTGCGCGAACATTCCAGCCCTAACGGGATTGTGCCCACCCTCAAGGGGTTTTTTGGGCAGGTCAACCGGGGCGCCTGGGTGGCCTGGAAGCTGGCAGAAGATACCTCTAATCCCGGGTTTGAGCCCGTGATCGAAATCTCGGACCGGTTTGGCACCTATTCCGTCAGCCGTTTGCCCCTGACCGCCGAAGATGTGCGCAGCTTCTACCATGTCACGTCGAAAGAGGCATTCTGGCCTATCCTGCACGGGTTCAAGGAGCGCTATAACTATGACCCCGTAGATTGGCCGACCTTTCGCAGCGTCAACTGGGCGTTCGCAGAAGCCGCTGCCGAAGAGGCGTCGGACGATGCGGTGATCTGGGTGCATGACTACAACCTTTGGCTTGTGCCGGGTTATCTGCGGCAGTTGAAGCCGAACGCGCGCATCTGTTTCTTCCACCACACGCCTTTCCCGTCGGCGGATATGTTCAACGTCCTGCCCTGGCGCGATGAGATCCTGGAAAGCCTGCTGGCATGCGATTCGGTCGGTTTTCATATCCCGCGCTATGCGCAGAATTTCGCCGGTGTTGCCCGCAGCCTGAAGGGCACGCGCGTGTCGAAGGACGAGGTGACGCTGCCTGAACTCTGCCGTCCCGGTGCTGCGCTCAACGACCGCGTCACGCCGCTGGAGTTGGAGGTCGGTGACCGCCGCGTGGCGATTCATACCAGCCCCGTGGGGGTGAACTTCGATTATATCGAACAGCTTTCCGCCACCGATGAGGTGGCCACGAAGATCAAGGCCATCCGCGAGGATCTGGGCGATTGCAAGCTGGTGCTGTCGGTGTCGCGTACGGACTACACCAAAGGCAATATAGAACAGCTGGAAGCGTTCGAGCGGCTTATGCAGCGCCGTCCAGAGTTGCGTGGCAAGGTGCGGCTGATGCTGGTGTCGGTAGGCGCGAACCGCAACATGACCGCCTATGAGGAAATTCAGCAGAAGATCGAGGAACTGACCGGGCGCATCAACGGCACCTATGGCAGTTTTGAATGGCAGCCGGTCGCGCTGATCTCGCAGGCGATCCCGCTGGCGCAGTTGGTGGCGTATTATGGGGCGGCAGATGTCGCCTCGATCACGCCGCTTGCAGACGGGCTGAACCTTGTGGCGAGCGAGTTTTGCGCGGCCCAGCATGGCGAGGCCCCCGGGGCGCTGATCCTGTCGGAATTCGCAGGATGCGCGGTTCTGCTGGAAGGGGCGATCCCGGTCAATCCGTTCTCGCACGGGTCGATGGACGCCGCGTTGGACCAGGCGCTGGCCATGGGGCCGGACGAGGCGGTCGCGCGGATGGCCGCCCTTCGCAAGGCTGCGCGGCGCTGGGACATCGCGGGTTGGACGAAGGATGAGCTGGCGCATTTTGAAAAGCTTCGCCACCTCAACACTTCCGAAAACCGGCCAGCCGCATAA
- the bhcC gene encoding 3-hydroxy-D-aspartate aldolase BhcC, whose amino-acid sequence MAALRTAVDLTGLEVGYDIPALPGMTQDEVQTPCLLLDLDALERNIAKMGAFARRHAIRHRAHGKMHKSVDVALLQERLGGACGVCCQKVSEAEVFVRGGIRDVLVSNQVTQPSKIDRLARLPKRGARILCCVDDMANIADLSAAARRHGTQIECLVEIDCGAGRCGVTAMPEVVALARAIDAAAGLKFAGIQAYQGAMQHLGTFDARASQAAVATAMAREAVAALHAAGLACDVVTGGGTGSYGFEAKSGVYTELQCGSYAFMDADYGRILDRDGQRMDAGEWENALFILTSVMSHAKPGQAVCDAGLKVQSVDSGLPVVFGRQDVTYVQCSDEHGVIADPGGVLAINDRLRLVPGHCDPTCNIHDWYVGMRGDRVEVVWPVSARGKAY is encoded by the coding sequence ATGGCCGCGCTACGAACCGCCGTTGATCTGACAGGGCTGGAGGTCGGCTATGACATCCCCGCGTTGCCCGGCATGACCCAAGACGAGGTGCAGACGCCTTGTCTGCTGCTCGACCTCGATGCGTTGGAACGTAACATCGCCAAGATGGGGGCGTTTGCGCGGCGCCACGCCATCCGCCACCGGGCGCATGGCAAGATGCACAAATCGGTGGATGTGGCGCTGTTGCAAGAACGGCTTGGCGGTGCCTGCGGCGTGTGCTGTCAGAAGGTATCGGAGGCCGAGGTTTTCGTGCGTGGCGGCATCCGCGATGTGCTGGTCAGCAATCAGGTGACCCAGCCCAGCAAGATCGACCGGCTGGCGCGACTGCCAAAGCGGGGCGCGCGCATCCTGTGCTGTGTTGATGACATGGCGAATATCGCCGACCTGTCCGCCGCCGCCCGGCGGCATGGCACGCAGATCGAATGTCTGGTTGAGATCGACTGCGGCGCGGGGCGCTGCGGTGTGACGGCGATGCCCGAGGTCGTGGCGCTGGCGCGTGCGATTGATGCCGCCGCCGGGCTGAAGTTCGCAGGCATTCAGGCCTATCAGGGCGCGATGCAGCATCTGGGGACCTTTGACGCGCGCGCCAGCCAGGCCGCGGTCGCGACGGCCATGGCGCGCGAGGCCGTCGCCGCGTTGCATGCGGCAGGGCTGGCATGTGATGTCGTGACCGGGGGCGGCACAGGAAGCTACGGCTTCGAAGCGAAATCGGGCGTCTATACTGAATTGCAATGCGGGTCCTACGCCTTCATGGATGCGGATTACGGCCGCATTCTGGACCGCGACGGCCAGCGCATGGATGCGGGTGAATGGGAGAATGCGCTGTTCATCCTGACCAGCGTGATGAGCCATGCCAAGCCCGGACAGGCAGTCTGCGACGCGGGGCTGAAGGTGCAATCGGTCGACAGCGGCCTGCCGGTCGTCTTTGGCCGTCAGGATGTGACCTATGTCCAATGCTCGGATGAGCATGGCGTGATCGCCGATCCCGGGGGCGTGCTGGCGATCAATGACAGGCTGCGCCTCGTGCCCGGGCATTGCGACCCCACATGCAATATTCATGATTGGTATGTCGGCATGCGCGGCGACAGGGTTGAAGTGGTGTGGCCGGTTTCGGCGCGCGGCAAGGCGTATTGA